Proteins co-encoded in one uncultured Draconibacterium sp. genomic window:
- a CDS encoding AIR synthase-related protein, protein MSNAVQTEKEFSIDMIPEPENLEEIVYSLMVNPNLSTINYFNDFSDQGISPESIGESETDEIGIFELDGNGTRMAMSTHAFHHHLESDPQKATEILISRATRKMLCFGAQPFAVSAFLYHIDFADPNGQFIASGAKKGLENAAAKYGLKISDRKIRFDHFSEHGPVPPTIIISIMAQVPGGENLITHSFKNKGNHIFVIGRSLDDINSSEYLEFYHGVAESPLPSFSIEDEIAVQKAIKTLIGKKLIESASPVGKGGLFFTLLRAAIPNELGFDITSDAETRNDAFLFGESMGRLIVGVNPDKEDEFVDAMSEINVPFFTLGHVTKGEIRIDDQSLGYIDKMTVGS, encoded by the coding sequence ATGAGTAATGCTGTTCAGACTGAAAAAGAGTTCTCGATCGATATGATTCCAGAACCGGAGAACCTGGAGGAGATAGTGTATTCCTTAATGGTTAATCCAAATTTATCAACCATTAACTATTTTAATGATTTTAGCGATCAGGGAATTTCGCCCGAATCGATTGGTGAAAGCGAAACCGATGAAATAGGAATCTTTGAGTTGGACGGTAATGGCACCCGAATGGCAATGAGCACACATGCTTTTCATCACCATTTGGAAAGCGATCCTCAGAAAGCAACCGAAATTTTAATTTCGCGTGCAACGCGTAAAATGTTGTGTTTTGGTGCTCAGCCTTTTGCAGTAAGTGCATTCTTATATCACATCGACTTTGCCGATCCTAACGGTCAGTTTATTGCTTCTGGTGCTAAAAAGGGACTGGAAAATGCTGCCGCAAAGTATGGACTTAAAATATCTGATCGTAAAATTCGCTTCGATCATTTTTCAGAACACGGTCCGGTGCCACCTACTATTATTATAAGTATTATGGCACAGGTGCCCGGCGGCGAGAATTTAATAACCCACAGTTTTAAAAATAAAGGAAACCACATATTTGTAATTGGCCGTTCGCTCGACGACATTAACTCATCGGAATACCTTGAGTTTTACCATGGTGTTGCTGAGTCGCCTCTGCCTTCATTTTCTATAGAGGATGAAATTGCGGTTCAGAAAGCGATAAAAACCTTAATCGGTAAAAAGTTGATAGAAAGCGCCAGCCCGGTTGGTAAAGGCGGACTTTTCTTTACCTTATTACGCGCTGCCATTCCAAATGAATTAGGATTTGATATTACTTCTGATGCAGAAACCAGGAACGATGCATTTCTTTTTGGCGAATCAATGGGGCGTTTAATCGTGGGGGTAAATCCTGATAAAGAGGACGAGTTTGTTGATGCCATGTCGGAGATAAATGTGCCTTTCTTTACCTTAGGGCATGTTACCAAAGGAGAGATAAGAATCGACGATCAGTCGTTGGGTTACATTGATAAAATGACGGTTGGATCTTAA
- the ubiE gene encoding bifunctional demethylmenaquinone methyltransferase/2-methoxy-6-polyprenyl-1,4-benzoquinol methylase UbiE: protein MAALPYKQSKQSKKGQVEEMFDNISHRYDFLNHVLSLNIDKIWRRKTIKKLRPYQPVNILDIATGTGDFAVAALKFGDVKVTGIDISEGMLNVGREKIKAKKLEDKIQFQKADSENLPFNDGAFDAAIVGFGVRNFENIEKGLSEIKRVLKPGGVFFVLEFSKPVSFPFKQIYMFYFMRILPLIGRMISKDSRAYTYLPESVNEFPDGDRFLAILADVGFVQNECYRQTFGIASIYKAHKANN, encoded by the coding sequence ATGGCAGCTCTTCCTTACAAGCAATCAAAACAATCTAAGAAAGGTCAGGTAGAGGAGATGTTCGACAATATCTCTCACCGTTATGACTTTCTGAATCATGTTCTATCGTTGAATATCGATAAAATATGGCGCAGAAAGACGATTAAGAAACTAAGACCTTATCAGCCCGTAAATATTTTGGATATTGCAACGGGTACCGGCGATTTTGCTGTTGCTGCGTTAAAATTTGGCGATGTTAAAGTTACCGGAATCGACATTTCGGAAGGGATGTTGAATGTTGGACGAGAGAAAATAAAGGCAAAAAAACTGGAAGACAAAATTCAGTTTCAAAAAGCCGATTCTGAAAATCTGCCTTTTAATGATGGTGCTTTCGATGCCGCTATTGTTGGTTTTGGCGTTCGTAATTTCGAGAACATTGAAAAAGGACTTTCCGAAATTAAACGTGTATTAAAACCCGGAGGCGTATTTTTTGTTCTCGAATTCTCGAAACCAGTGAGTTTCCCGTTCAAGCAAATTTACATGTTTTATTTCATGCGTATTTTGCCCTTAATTGGCCGTATGATATCGAAAGATAGCAGGGCGTATACCTATTTGCCCGAATCGGTAAATGAATTCCCCGATGGTGACAGATTTTTAGCTATTTTAGCTGATGTTGGTTTTGTTCAAAATGAGTGTTATCGACAAACTTTTGGAATCGCCTCAATTTACAAGGCACATAAAGCCAACAATTAA
- a CDS encoding porin family protein translates to MKKVLISIIFLIVACSVFAQKQKINYLTTFDDKLFHFGFTIGMNTLDFNVVNYNPIGENEDFRPYVDGAGNIIVNYDDLIRSDVATLVPGFTVGIITSMRLSKDFNLRFLPGLSFGERQLTFNVPVIDINEYDESLSFYTIRSTFLDFPLLIKYKARRINNDRPYVIFGGAYRHDISRTAQEDLIKLKNGGFYAEVGGGWDHYFAFFRFSVEAKFSFGLNNQLGDLPAPTQRLYYAQSIKDLRSKIFTLSFHFE, encoded by the coding sequence GTGAAAAAAGTTTTAATCTCAATCATATTCCTTATTGTAGCTTGTAGTGTTTTTGCCCAAAAGCAAAAAATTAACTACCTGACTACTTTTGATGATAAGCTTTTTCATTTTGGTTTTACAATCGGGATGAATACCCTCGATTTTAATGTGGTGAATTATAATCCAATTGGGGAAAATGAAGACTTTCGTCCGTATGTTGATGGTGCGGGCAATATTATTGTAAATTACGATGACCTAATTCGTTCTGATGTAGCGACATTGGTTCCCGGTTTTACCGTTGGAATTATAACAAGTATGAGGCTTTCAAAAGACTTTAACTTACGTTTTCTTCCGGGTTTATCGTTTGGCGAACGGCAGTTAACTTTTAATGTGCCGGTAATAGACATTAATGAGTACGATGAAAGTCTTTCTTTCTACACTATTCGCTCTACTTTCCTTGATTTTCCCTTATTGATAAAATACAAGGCCCGACGCATTAACAACGACCGGCCTTATGTAATTTTCGGAGGAGCCTATCGTCACGATATTTCGCGAACTGCGCAAGAAGACTTGATTAAGTTGAAGAACGGTGGTTTTTATGCGGAAGTTGGTGGTGGCTGGGATCATTATTTTGCGTTTTTCAGGTTTTCGGTAGAAGCCAAATTCAGCTTTGGCTTAAACAATCAGCTGGGAGATTTGCCGGCACCAACACAACGATTATATTACGCACAGTCGATAAAAGATCTGCGTTCAAAGATTTTTACCCTTTCATTTCATTTCGAGTAA
- a CDS encoding RNA methyltransferase encodes MIGKSTTKLINSLALKKYRTKENCFLIEGDKMVKEALDSDLKIKLLIVTDQFTTRFPITQSAAERIIETDAKEIKKVSLLQHPQNSLAVCEIPKKQDFTKSLPEGLSIYLDGIQDPGNMGTIVRICDWYGIQHVFCSPDSVDLYNPKVIQASMGSFNRIHLHECDFETLTDLAQKSEAPLFGAFMNGDNVYQKQLPKQAVLVMGNEGNGIRPAVEKLIPNKLSIPNFSMNETKAESLNVSVATAILCSEFKRAYSK; translated from the coding sequence ATGATTGGTAAAAGTACAACAAAACTTATTAATTCGCTGGCTTTAAAAAAATACCGTACAAAAGAAAACTGCTTTCTTATTGAAGGCGATAAAATGGTAAAAGAAGCATTAGACTCTGACCTTAAAATCAAGCTATTAATCGTTACCGATCAGTTTACAACTCGTTTTCCAATAACGCAATCTGCTGCGGAAAGAATTATTGAAACCGATGCGAAAGAAATAAAAAAGGTGAGTCTGTTGCAACATCCACAAAACAGCCTTGCCGTTTGTGAGATTCCGAAGAAGCAGGATTTCACCAAATCGCTACCAGAAGGTTTATCCATATACCTGGACGGAATTCAGGATCCCGGCAACATGGGAACCATAGTACGTATTTGCGATTGGTATGGTATCCAACATGTTTTTTGTTCGCCCGATTCGGTTGATTTGTACAACCCGAAAGTAATTCAGGCAAGCATGGGATCATTCAATCGTATTCACCTGCATGAGTGTGATTTTGAAACGCTGACAGATTTAGCGCAAAAATCAGAAGCACCCTTATTTGGCGCATTTATGAATGGCGATAATGTTTACCAAAAGCAACTGCCCAAACAGGCCGTACTTGTTATGGGCAACGAAGGAAACGGAATAAGACCTGCCGTAGAAAAACTCATTCCTAATAAACTGAGTATTCCTAATTTTTCAATGAATGAAACAAAGGCTGAATCATTGAATGTATCGGTTGCTACTGCAATACTTTGTTCCGAATTTAAACGTGCTTACTCGAAATGA